The Malus sylvestris chromosome 12, drMalSylv7.2, whole genome shotgun sequence genome contains a region encoding:
- the LOC126594102 gene encoding shaggy-related protein kinase alpha, translating to MASVGVAPTSGVREPSGHAVGVDKLPEEMNDMKIRDDKEMESTVAVVDGNGTETGHIIVTTIGGRNGQPKQTISYMAERVVGHGSFGVVFQAKCLETGETVAIKKVLQDKRYKNRELQTMRLLDHPNVVSLKHCFFSTTEKDELYLNLVLEYVPETVHRVIKHYNKLNQRMPLIYVKLYTYQIFRALSYIHRCIGVCHRDIKPQNLLVNPHTHQVKLCDFGSAKVLVKGEPNISYICSRYYRAPELIFGATEYTSAIDVWSVGCVLAELLLGQPLFPGESGVDQLVEIIKVLGTPTREEIKCMNPNYTEFKFPQIKAHPWHKIFHKRMPPEAVDLVSRLLQYSPNLRCTALDALVHSFFDDLRDPNTRLPNGRFLPPLFNFKSHELKGVPAETLMKLVPEHARKQVPFLASD from the exons ATGGCTTCAGTAGGGGTGGCGCCTACGTCAGGTGTGAGAGAACCCAGTGGTCACGCGGTTGGTGTGGATAAGTTGCCGGAGGAGATGAATGACATGAAAATTCGGGATGACAAA GAAATGGAATCCACAGTCGCAGTCGTTGATGGTAACGGAACAGAGACAGGTCATATAATTGTGACAACTATTGGTGGTAGAAATGGCCAGCCAAAGcag ACAATTAGTTACATGGCTGAGCGTGTTGTCGGGCACGGATCATTTGGAGTGGTGTTCCAA GCAAAGTGCTTAGAGACTGGTGAAACTGTGGCTATAAAGAAGGTTCTGCAAGACAAGAGGTACAAGAATCGTGAGCTACAGACCATGCGTCTTCTTGACCACCCAAATGTTGTTTCTTTGAAGCATTGCTTCTTTTCAACGACTGAAAAGGATGAACTTTATCTTAACTTGGTGCTTGAGTATGTCCCTGAAACGGTTCATCGTGTGATTAAACACTACAACAAGTTGAACCAACGGATGCCTCTGATATATGTTAAACTCTACACATACCAG ATCTTTAGGGCGCTATCCTACATTCACCGCTGCATTGGAGTGTGTCATCGGGACATCAAGCCTCAAAATCTTCTG GTGAACCCACATACCCACCAAGTAAAGCTGTGTGACTTTGGAAGTGCTAAAGTTTTG GTAAAAGGAGAGCCAAATATATCTTATATCTGCTCTAGATATTATAGAGCACCGGAACTTATATTTGGAGCAACTGAGTATACTTCAGCTATTGATGTTTGGTCTGTTGGGTGTGTTCTTGCTGAGCTATTGCTCGGACAG CCTCTCTTTCCTGGTGAGAGTGGAGTTGACCAGCTTGTTGAGATTATCAAG GTTTTGGGCACTCCGACAAGGGAGGAAATCAAATGCATGAATCCTAACTATACAGAGTTCAAATTCCCTCAAATTAAAGCTCACCCGTGGCACAAG ATATTCCATAAGCGTATGCCTCCAGAAGCTGTTGATCTGGTTTCAAGACTGCTGCAATACTCTCCTAACTTGCGGTGCACAGCT CTGGATGCCTTGGTCCACTCCTTCTTTGATGATCTTCGTGACCCGAACACCCGCCTGCCAAATGGACGCTTCCTTCCGCCTTTATTCAACTTTAAATCACATG AATTAAAGGGGGTGCCTGCGGAAACTTTGATGAAATTGGTTCCGGAGCACGCGAGAAAGCAAGTCCCGTTCTTGGCATCCGATTAG
- the LOC126594103 gene encoding zinc finger CCCH domain-containing protein 3: MPMGKYFCDYCEKEFQDTPPSRRRHLQSGQHLRARAQWYASFKDPNHPYPTQGVCNRFVNTGSCPYGDSCKYLHPKNNQQDTVLIDNNQSSTFQENQSVGGSSLPDVVVRDHTGTSWSNLPPSLMPPPEGGHPRLPFVDWG; this comes from the exons ATGCCGATGGGGAAGTATTTTTGCGATTACTGCGAGAAGGAATTCCAGGACACACCACCTTCGAGAAGACGCCATCTTCAAAGCGGCCAACACCTTCGAGCCAGAGCTCAATGGTACGCCTCCTTCAAAG ATCCCAACCATCCTTACCCGACACAAGGGGTCTGCAACCGCTTTGTCAATACG GGATCTTGCCCATATGGTGATTCTTGTAAATACCTTCACCCCAAGAACAATCAGCAGGATACAGTTTTGATTGATAATAATCAGTCTTCGACTTTTCAAGAGAATCAGTCGGTTGGAGGCAGCTCTTTGCCAG ATGTGGTTGTCAGAGATCATACGGGAACGTCATGGAGCAATCTACCTCCATCCCTAATGCCTCCTCCAGAGGGTGGACATCCGCGGCTTCCTTTCGTAGACTGGGGATAA
- the LOC126594104 gene encoding uncharacterized protein LOC126594104: MGSEGPSPVTIHVTGFKKFHGVSENPTETIVSNLTEYVKKKGSPKGLVLGSCSILETAGQGALVDLCKTLRSAIGEQDTSNSSRTIWIHFGVNSGATQFVLERQAFNEATFRCPDEMGWKPQKVPIIPSDGGIAHVRETSLPLEGVTKALAKKGYEVVISDDAGRFVCNYVYYHSLRFAEQNGTKSLFVHVPRFSTIDEETQMKFAASLLEVLASSYTL, encoded by the exons ATGGGGTCTGAAGGGCCTTCGCCAGTAACTATTCATGTGACCGGTTTTAAGAAATTCCATGGAGTTTCGGAGAATCCGACTGAGACAATTGTCAGTAATCTCACGGAGTATGTGAAGAAGAAGGGTTCACCAAAAGGTCTGGTTCTTGGAAGTTGCAGCATTCTTGAGACTGCAGGACAAGGAGCACTTGTTGACCTGTGCAAGACATTGCGATCTGCTATTGGCGAGCAGGATACTTCAAATTCCAGCAGAACTATTTGG ATACACTTTGGTGTTAATAGTGGTGCAACACAGTTTGTTCTCGAGCGACAAGCTTTCAATGAAGCTACTTTCCGTTGCCCTGATGAAATGGGATGGAAGCCTCAG AAAGTTCCGATTATTCCTTCAGATGGTGGAATTGCACATGTGCGAGAG ACTTCTCTTCCCCTCGAGGGCGTAACAAAGGCCTTGGCAAAGAAGGGTTATGAGGTGGTGATCTCAGATGATGCAGGCCGGTTTGTGTGCAATTACGTCTACTACCATTCCCTTCGGTTTGCAGAGCAAAACGGGACCAAATCACTTTTTGTTCATGTGCCTCGCTTCTCGACCATAGACGAGGAGACCCAAATGAAGTTTGCTGCTTCCTTGCTAGAGGTACTTGCTTCATCATACACTCTATGA
- the LOC126594105 gene encoding GDSL esterase/lipase At1g09390-like, translating to MSCTQSLGLTLTFFGAVLLIILSASVDGQRNPRPIIFNFGDSNSDTGGLVAGLGFSVNPPYGRTFFRRSTGRLSDGRLVLDLLCQSLNGGLLSPYLDSLAGSRFTNGANFAVVGSSTLPKRVPFSLNIQVMQFIHFKATAGSKHLISDEGFRKALYMIDIGQNDLADSFGKNLSYAQVTKRIPSVIAAIKNAVQALYDQGGRNFWIHNTGPLGCLPQKLSLVQKKDLDPHGCLSSYNAAARLFNEGLRHLCNGMRPQLKDATIVYVDVYAIKYDLIANAMKYGFSSPLMACCGNGGPPYNYNIGLTCGHRGSNVCDEGSRYVSWDGIHFTEAANTIVASKILSTKYSTPSIPFDFFCRG from the exons ATGTCTTGCACTCAGTCCCTGGGTCTCACTCTCACGTTCTTTGGTGCCGTCCTTCTGATTATTCTCTCAGCCTCCGTCGATGGCCAGCGCAATCCGAGGCCCATCATCTTCAACTTTGGGGACTCCAACTCGGACACCGGTGGACTTGTCGCTGGACTTGGCTTCTCCGTCAACCCCCCCTACGGCCGTACTTTCTTCCGCAGATCAACCGGCCGCCTATCCGACGGCCGCCTCGTCCTCGACCTCCTCT GCCAAAGTTTGAATGGAGGTCTGTTGAGTCCATACCTAGACTCTCTGGCAGGGTCAAGGTTCACAAATGGAGCCAACTTTGCAGTTGTCGGGTCCTCTACCCTTCCGAAACGTGTCCCGTTTTCGTTGAATATTCAGGTCATGCAGTTCATCCACTTCAAGGCTACTGCAG GTTCAAAACATTTGATTAGTGATGAAGGTTTCCGGAAAGCACTTTACATGATCGATATTGGACAAAATGATCTTGCTGATTCGTTTGGTAAAAACCTTTCGTACGCTCAAGTGACGAAGAGAATCCCATCGGTTATTGCAGCAATCAAGAACGCCGTTCAG GCTTTATATGATCAAGGTGGGAGGAACTTTTGGATACACAATACCGGGCCATTGGGATGTCTCCCTCAAAAGCTTTCGTTAGTCCAGAAGAAGGATTTGGATCCACATGGATGTCTTTCAAGTTACAACGCGGCCGCGAGGTTGTTCAACGAAGGATTGCGCCATCTATGCAATGGGATGAGACCTCAATTGAAGGATGCTACTATAGTTTATGTAGATGTATACGCCATCAAGTACGATCTCATTGCCAACGCCATGAAATACG GTTTCTCTAGCCCGCTAATGGCATGCTGCGGCAATGGAGGCCCTCCGTACAACTACAACATCGGTTTGACATGTGGTCATCGCGGTTCTAATGTCTGCGATGAAGGATCCCGATACGTGAGCTGGGATGGAATTCATTTCACCGAGGCTGCAAACACAATAGTAGCCTCGAAAATACTTTCCACAAAATATTCCACGCCAAGCATTCCATTTGATTTCTTTTGTCGCGGTTAG